A genomic region of Exiguobacterium sp. Helios contains the following coding sequences:
- a CDS encoding sulfite exporter TauE/SafE family protein, translated as MDLLLFLVLGAAIGILSGFFGIGGGIILTPLLLILGYTPSTAIVLSLLLTLGSTVTGTFAHLRQNNFHLRDAVTIGVSGIIGSAAITPVVFWMERHSGADTVISTLYIVLLLLFAIQFLKPAKKVVQETSVPHASFYKLVAIGAAAGILSSLMGVSGGFLLTPLLMGWVRFPLKQAIGTSIAAATLIVLGGVTSYFMSGTQAPLALGIALIIGALIGSPLGASFLNLFSSQFVKKSLGSFYAAVAASVFLKTTHYEQLSLLLLALFTTGLIGVFFYQKVIQRQTKDCP; from the coding sequence TTGGATTTATTACTTTTTCTTGTACTCGGAGCCGCAATCGGCATTCTATCCGGTTTTTTCGGAATCGGCGGGGGCATCATCCTGACCCCTCTTTTATTGATATTAGGATACACCCCGAGCACCGCAATCGTCTTAAGTTTGCTTTTGACACTCGGTTCGACGGTGACAGGTACCTTTGCCCATCTCCGTCAAAATAACTTTCACCTTCGGGATGCTGTCACGATTGGCGTTTCCGGTATCATCGGCTCCGCTGCGATTACGCCTGTCGTCTTTTGGATGGAACGGCACAGCGGTGCCGATACGGTCATCTCCACCCTTTACATCGTCCTGCTCCTGTTGTTTGCCATTCAGTTTTTGAAACCGGCTAAAAAAGTGGTTCAGGAGACATCTGTGCCGCACGCCTCGTTTTATAAACTGGTCGCAATCGGTGCCGCTGCCGGAATCCTGTCGTCTTTGATGGGGGTCAGCGGTGGATTTTTACTGACACCACTCTTGATGGGATGGGTTCGTTTCCCGCTTAAGCAAGCAATCGGAACAAGTATTGCGGCAGCTACGTTGATTGTACTCGGCGGCGTTACGAGTTACTTCATGTCAGGTACACAGGCTCCGCTTGCTTTAGGGATTGCTTTAATCATCGGAGCACTCATCGGCTCGCCGCTTGGCGCATCATTCCTCAATCTCTTCAGCAGTCAATTCGTCAAAAAGAGTCTGGGCAGTTTTTATGCCGCCGTTGCAGCCAGCGTGTTCTTAAAAACTACGCACTATGAACAACTCTCGTTACTTCTGCTCGCCTTGTTTACGACCGGTTTGATCGGTGTATTCTTCTATCAAAAAGTAATTCAACGTCAAACAAAAGACTGCCCTTAA
- a CDS encoding YihY/virulence factor BrkB family protein translates to MSLLKSVFARFFGEAFFDKSAQLAYYLMLSLFPFLLFVVGLVSFLPFTSGDVLDLIRPFAPAETYELIRKNVVGIFDDGGLKLASISFLAAFWLASMSVQSLVRSLNDALEVTRKVPFWRGLLQDFGFTVGMMVILPMSLLVPVAEKLTRRFITHFAIVNDVVTNYSWIWFLFRWGLGSLFLLVFFILLYRVLPSVRLTVRQVLPGALFATIAWQAVSEFFSYYAEFGSYDRLYGQLAGIIVLMTWFYLSSVVLMLGGLMNAERMRQKKEAKVLKPEKIKQETVR, encoded by the coding sequence ATGTCATTATTAAAATCTGTATTTGCCCGATTTTTTGGCGAAGCCTTTTTTGATAAATCGGCTCAACTCGCCTATTATCTGATGTTGTCCTTATTCCCCTTTTTGTTATTTGTAGTTGGATTAGTATCCTTTTTACCGTTCACATCAGGAGACGTTCTTGATTTAATCCGTCCGTTCGCTCCGGCGGAAACATATGAATTGATCCGGAAAAACGTCGTCGGGATTTTTGATGACGGGGGATTGAAACTCGCCTCGATCAGTTTCCTGGCAGCCTTTTGGCTCGCTTCGATGTCGGTGCAGTCATTGGTTCGATCATTGAATGATGCGCTGGAAGTAACGCGGAAAGTGCCGTTTTGGAGAGGGTTACTGCAGGACTTCGGTTTTACGGTCGGCATGATGGTTATTTTACCGATGTCGCTTCTCGTTCCGGTTGCTGAAAAGTTAACGCGGCGTTTCATCACGCATTTTGCCATCGTCAATGATGTCGTCACGAACTACTCCTGGATTTGGTTTTTATTCCGTTGGGGACTCGGATCACTGTTCCTGTTGGTCTTCTTCATTCTGCTGTATCGTGTTCTGCCGAGCGTCCGGTTGACAGTCCGTCAAGTCTTGCCGGGTGCGTTGTTTGCGACAATCGCCTGGCAGGCTGTTTCTGAATTCTTCTCGTATTACGCGGAATTCGGCAGTTACGACCGTCTGTATGGACAACTGGCCGGAATTATCGTCCTGATGACGTGGTTCTATTTGTCATCTGTCGTCCTGATGCTCGGTGGATTGATGAACGCCGAACGGATGCGTCAAAAGAAAGAAGCGAAAGTCTTAAAACCTGAAAAAATCAAACAAGAGACTGTCCGTTAA
- a CDS encoding NUDIX hydrolase: MNYVETLRKQIGQTPLILVGAVVLVIKDGHILLEQRNETQARFGLPGGLMEWAESTDETARRELLEETGLVAEDLTLLGVYSGKNYVTTLANGDVFQSVTLAYVASKTTGTLRISEESVTLTYFPLTDLPEQIVGSHRVMIEDYLNQS, from the coding sequence ATGAATTATGTCGAGACACTCCGAAAGCAAATCGGACAGACCCCGCTGATTCTCGTTGGTGCCGTCGTTCTCGTCATCAAGGACGGACACATTTTGCTTGAGCAACGGAATGAAACACAAGCCCGGTTCGGACTACCGGGCGGTCTGATGGAATGGGCGGAGTCAACAGACGAAACTGCACGCCGTGAACTGTTGGAAGAAACAGGTCTTGTCGCTGAAGACTTGACGTTACTCGGTGTCTATTCCGGAAAAAACTATGTCACGACGCTTGCGAACGGTGATGTGTTTCAAAGCGTCACGCTGGCTTATGTCGCTTCCAAAACGACCGGAACCTTACGCATCAGCGAAGAAAGTGTTACGTTAACGTATTTCCCTCTGACCGATTTACCGGAGCAGATCGTCGGCTCGCATCGCGTGATGATTGAGGATTATCTGAACCAATCGTAA
- a CDS encoding nitric oxide synthase oxygenase codes for MSTLLTEAERFFHDYIEQYPQEAHRLHEVREEILRTGTYTQTLQELTYGAKLAWRNSNRCIGRLFWEQLHVIDARNALTVESIRDTLFHHMEYATNDGRIRSTITIFDPDRVRILNHQLIRYAGYDTLDGIIGDPASIAFTSLCESFGWSGQGTDFDLLPLLIELDGQVSLHPIPDELVLEVTIQHPDFNLFANHTVKWYAVPMISDMRLEIGGISYPCAPFNGWYMGTEIGARNLADVDRYNLLPLVAEQLGLNTSRERSLWKDRALVELNYAVLDSFERAGVTIVDHHTATKQFARFEKNEAACERDVTGEWSWLVPPMSGAATHVFHKDFDPAVKRPNFFARSATVEKTTKPTGCPFHQGVPR; via the coding sequence GTGTCTACTTTACTCACTGAAGCCGAACGCTTTTTTCATGACTATATAGAACAATACCCGCAAGAGGCACATCGCCTACATGAAGTGCGCGAAGAAATTTTGCGGACAGGTACGTATACGCAAACGCTTCAGGAACTTACGTATGGAGCAAAACTCGCCTGGCGGAACAGCAACCGCTGTATCGGGCGCCTCTTTTGGGAGCAACTTCACGTCATTGATGCCCGGAATGCCCTGACTGTGGAATCGATCCGCGACACCTTGTTTCATCATATGGAGTACGCGACCAACGATGGACGGATCCGTTCGACGATTACGATTTTTGATCCCGACCGGGTCCGCATCTTGAACCATCAATTAATCCGTTATGCCGGTTACGACACCCTGGATGGTATCATTGGTGATCCGGCATCCATTGCATTCACCTCGCTTTGTGAGTCGTTCGGATGGAGTGGACAAGGAACCGACTTTGATCTTCTGCCGTTACTGATCGAACTCGACGGACAAGTCAGTCTGCATCCGATTCCGGATGAACTGGTGCTTGAAGTCACGATTCAACATCCTGATTTTAACTTGTTCGCAAACCATACCGTCAAATGGTATGCTGTCCCGATGATTTCTGACATGCGTCTTGAAATCGGCGGTATCTCCTATCCGTGCGCCCCGTTTAACGGCTGGTACATGGGGACTGAAATCGGCGCAAGAAATTTGGCCGATGTTGATCGGTATAACCTCTTGCCGCTGGTCGCGGAGCAGCTTGGACTGAACACATCCCGCGAACGGTCGTTATGGAAAGACCGGGCACTCGTCGAACTCAATTATGCTGTCCTCGATTCGTTTGAACGGGCCGGCGTGACGATTGTCGACCATCATACGGCGACGAAACAATTTGCCCGGTTCGAAAAAAATGAAGCGGCCTGTGAACGGGACGTAACCGGAGAATGGTCCTGGCTCGTACCGCCCATGAGCGGTGCCGCGACGCATGTCTTCCACAAAGATTTCGATCCGGCCGTCAAGCGTCCGAATTTCTTTGCCCGTTCTGCGACTGTTGAAAAAACAACCAAGCCAACCGGCTGTCCGTTTCATCAAGGGGTGCCGCGATGA